In one window of Tenacibaculum mesophilum DNA:
- the tssO gene encoding type VI secretion system TssO, whose protein sequence is MKALNHKERRKQILKFFASFSLTAVVVFFCLYVTLIIAEKGVVLIESKQSHYNEVFKKQAMLNFKMEELFKNLYSLKNKRRNIGEYRQMQKIITNTRVEIRQSIDSTKKENNYYKIYGEFLSEIRNIQSLLENYNKEVNTREANKEQLEKCREKYKDLNKNLNKE, encoded by the coding sequence ATGAAAGCTTTAAATCACAAAGAAAGGAGAAAACAAATACTTAAGTTTTTTGCATCATTCTCTTTAACAGCAGTAGTCGTATTCTTTTGTTTATATGTAACTTTAATTATAGCAGAAAAAGGAGTTGTTTTAATTGAGAGTAAACAATCTCATTACAATGAAGTTTTTAAAAAACAAGCTATGTTAAATTTTAAAATGGAAGAGCTTTTTAAAAACCTATATAGTTTAAAAAATAAAAGAAGGAATATTGGAGAGTATAGGCAAATGCAGAAGATTATAACTAACACCAGAGTAGAAATAAGACAAAGTATAGATAGTACAAAAAAAGAAAACAACTATTACAAAATTTACGGTGAGTTTTTGTCTGAAATAAGGAATATACAATCACTTCTTGAAAATTATAACAAAGAAGTTAATACAAGAGAAGCCAATAAAGAACAATTAGAAAAGTGCAGAGAGAAATATAAAGATTTAAATAAAAATTTAAATAAAGAGTAA
- the tssR gene encoding type VI secretion system protein TssR domain-containing protein: MQKKITLFIFLLLLYSFPIVSQTIGKYEKVKEVKTDRFNYLKKAKTKHDASLKMVFSDREENSFYKGPYVQEKFKKKGLLTPLYVIDEKENSYEVVVANPDQIGKPKGLFSMFYGDKFNFKDSEQVEYLGWIPASNVIEYNHSFLETCNNKPIKYKVGTDKTLRLFDLKPHMEVDSVNVFKDPFFRTKSNKKLVSNQIVYPYKYDEKGKAVFVSDKPVLKDSISQTVGWIPSNLITRIGQSQVYVINDTDSLLAVSNKDTIQLTGEDVLSKYLYTGYKNLKTDVTKDLIAPVHVWNHDKNKLINVKGNSFYTKEIKFMKEESKVVNFHFISKNEESEHLKKILNSLQSLYITLFQEPTEAQYSFSAILVDKKGTAILEKTSSFSEWISFVESFIESNQNNLAVEYVEKTMSIPKAVNYVIDNFSDENKRFENNFFIIASSKENTNDIKRQKDTFFEKIAKKSPKIIFAQLDNNQSVRSQNYILGSKEFLYKTGIYYNEFIKNFIVDNEIIVENNILKKIPADEDNIYVYDAPDNSLFNGGVIFPRIESSLTPLSLEKAIDTVLKRSTLTNNKLISSLNYFNKKLGVLRSEPSTTIKTRYKELNTDSLRLFQLSRNNLHEVLYQKVSLLNDSIIKKGYVLDKDEIIELIENYRSTFPQMAKPITRKKRRVIKRLYQKQIKILNKAAYRYVLSRKATIADLFYFKSGIPLNHEGYYCLGIYKLPRKRVGKNGFEKFYFQQYEKIDKLEELFLKNKLQKVEEGYRSEVYFIPLELLP; encoded by the coding sequence ATGCAAAAAAAAATAACACTTTTTATTTTTTTGCTGTTGCTATATTCCTTCCCTATTGTATCACAAACTATAGGGAAATATGAGAAAGTAAAAGAAGTAAAAACTGATAGGTTTAACTATCTAAAAAAAGCAAAAACGAAGCACGATGCTTCGTTAAAAATGGTCTTTTCAGATAGAGAGGAAAACTCTTTTTATAAAGGACCATATGTGCAAGAAAAGTTTAAGAAAAAAGGATTACTTACTCCGTTGTATGTAATTGATGAAAAAGAAAATTCGTATGAAGTAGTAGTAGCCAACCCAGATCAAATAGGAAAGCCCAAAGGATTGTTTTCTATGTTCTATGGAGATAAGTTTAACTTTAAAGATTCAGAGCAAGTAGAATATTTAGGATGGATTCCTGCAAGTAATGTAATAGAGTATAATCATTCGTTTTTAGAAACATGTAATAATAAACCTATAAAATATAAGGTAGGAACAGATAAAACGTTACGACTTTTTGATTTGAAACCACATATGGAAGTAGACTCTGTAAATGTGTTTAAAGATCCCTTTTTTAGAACAAAGTCAAACAAAAAGTTAGTGTCTAATCAAATTGTATACCCTTATAAGTATGATGAAAAAGGGAAAGCAGTATTTGTGTCAGATAAACCCGTTTTAAAAGACTCTATTTCTCAAACAGTAGGTTGGATACCATCAAACTTAATTACACGTATTGGACAAAGTCAAGTATATGTTATAAATGACACTGATAGTTTATTGGCAGTTAGTAATAAAGATACAATTCAACTTACAGGTGAAGATGTATTGTCTAAATACTTATATACAGGATATAAAAACTTAAAAACAGATGTTACTAAAGACTTGATAGCTCCAGTACATGTTTGGAATCATGATAAAAATAAACTTATTAATGTAAAAGGAAATAGCTTTTATACAAAAGAAATAAAATTTATGAAAGAGGAGTCGAAGGTAGTAAACTTCCATTTTATTTCTAAAAATGAGGAAAGCGAACATCTAAAAAAAATATTGAACTCATTACAAAGTTTATACATAACCTTATTTCAAGAACCTACTGAAGCTCAATACAGTTTTTCTGCAATTTTAGTCGATAAAAAAGGAACAGCAATATTAGAAAAAACAAGCTCTTTTTCAGAGTGGATTAGCTTTGTTGAATCTTTTATAGAAAGTAATCAAAACAATTTAGCTGTAGAATACGTTGAAAAAACAATGTCTATTCCCAAAGCAGTAAATTATGTAATAGATAATTTTTCAGATGAAAATAAGCGTTTTGAAAACAATTTCTTCATCATTGCTTCAAGCAAAGAAAACACGAATGATATTAAAAGGCAAAAAGATACTTTTTTTGAAAAAATAGCTAAAAAATCACCTAAAATTATTTTTGCACAATTAGACAATAATCAAAGTGTAAGATCTCAGAATTATATATTAGGAAGCAAAGAGTTTTTGTATAAAACAGGGATATATTATAATGAATTTATCAAGAATTTTATTGTGGATAATGAAATTATAGTAGAAAACAATATCCTAAAAAAGATACCTGCTGATGAAGATAATATTTATGTGTACGATGCTCCAGATAATAGCCTTTTTAATGGAGGCGTTATTTTTCCAAGAATAGAAAGTTCATTAACTCCTCTATCTTTAGAAAAAGCGATAGATACTGTTTTAAAAAGATCTACATTAACAAATAATAAGCTTATATCCTCGTTAAATTACTTTAATAAAAAACTAGGAGTTTTAAGAAGTGAACCAAGCACAACGATAAAAACAAGATATAAAGAGTTAAATACAGACAGCTTACGTCTTTTTCAATTAAGCAGAAACAATTTACATGAAGTATTGTACCAAAAAGTATCATTACTTAACGATAGTATAATAAAAAAAGGCTATGTCTTAGATAAAGATGAAATTATAGAATTAATAGAAAATTATCGCAGCACATTTCCTCAAATGGCAAAACCCATTACAAGAAAAAAGCGAAGAGTAATAAAACGATTGTACCAAAAACAAATAAAAATATTAAACAAAGCTGCCTATAGATATGTTTTAAGTAGAAAAGCAACAATAGCAGATTTATTTTACTTTAAATCAGGAATTCCTTTAAATCATGAAGGATATTACTGTTTAGGAATATATAA
- a CDS encoding PKD domain-containing protein, with protein MSNKFKLSALIFIALLVLILAIFAPYKSRLSNLDFYVSESNSNYQFEVGEKLFFLLNDTSLVKGRKVVWHMGNGDSIVKPGNIDYKYRKEGKYLVSIKINDKFTVSKQIGIVSLPKLSPRDSLVTLHGVDEGYVGEELVFFTEGKGINTWYWEFGETGTVDAYEEQVIYRYSKPGDYRVKLQTNTLKYPIFHNIKILPRFEKVEELEKVDSLGVVQNDIRKRLQAIADSKVTDRGTFYKNLNYIKNNYTCNQAEDILVIVNGGRYNDFFSYCQGLHYLENKKRSKIIINKVEIDTIKCFKRLNVTQSLLR; from the coding sequence ATGTCTAATAAATTTAAATTATCAGCTTTAATTTTTATAGCTTTATTAGTATTAATACTGGCCATATTTGCACCTTATAAATCAAGACTCAGTAATTTAGATTTTTACGTGTCTGAATCTAATAGTAACTACCAGTTTGAAGTTGGTGAAAAACTGTTTTTCCTTTTAAATGATACGAGTTTAGTTAAAGGAAGAAAAGTGGTGTGGCATATGGGAAATGGAGATTCTATAGTAAAACCAGGAAATATCGATTATAAATACCGTAAAGAAGGTAAGTATTTAGTATCAATAAAAATAAATGATAAGTTTACTGTTTCAAAACAAATAGGTATAGTTTCTTTACCAAAACTATCACCTAGAGACTCTTTGGTAACATTGCATGGCGTTGATGAAGGTTATGTAGGAGAAGAATTAGTGTTTTTTACCGAGGGAAAAGGAATAAATACCTGGTATTGGGAGTTTGGAGAAACAGGTACAGTTGATGCTTATGAAGAACAAGTAATTTACAGATATAGTAAACCAGGAGACTACAGGGTAAAACTTCAAACAAATACATTAAAATACCCAATATTTCATAATATAAAGATTTTACCAAGATTTGAAAAAGTTGAGGAATTAGAAAAAGTAGACTCTTTAGGGGTTGTGCAAAATGATATTAGAAAAAGACTTCAAGCAATAGCAGATAGCAAGGTTACAGATAGAGGAACTTTTTATAAAAACTTAAATTATATAAAAAATAACTATACATGTAATCAAGCAGAAGACATACTTGTAATTGTTAATGGAGGAAGGTATAATGACTTTTTTAGTTACTGCCAAGGTTTACACTATTTAGAAAATAAGAAAAGAAGCAAAATAATTATAAATAAAGTTGAAATAGATACAATTAAATGTTTCAAAAGATTAAATGTAACACAAAGTTTACTAAGATAA
- a CDS encoding TssN family type VI secretion system protein codes for MNIIIVYFLKFLLAPLIAIVSLMVLNNIVKAKKSFNIKKAIVLVLLLTIVLVAPVLISLLKYEFVWVGLILTVLCYLFIGVFFMLFQNTKFYKSIGLDNKFHTLFFAFIVMLLSGWLYYLIFEKISNLPYALWAMLSIIWFVLPLLYTMSLEYFLNISKPFYKAWNVSDNGVSDMYWDNVDVFKLIQVTVKIKRNPEDKNYSSFSVKLPMEVSVGMWFNRFIEDQNFRFPDRMIDTYLEGEPIGWIFYTNKWFNFPLFTKVLDAEKDGKFNKIRNKQTIYIRRTALNTIEDE; via the coding sequence ATGAACATAATAATAGTATATTTTTTAAAATTTCTTTTAGCACCATTAATAGCTATTGTTTCTTTAATGGTATTAAATAACATAGTAAAAGCAAAAAAATCGTTTAATATAAAAAAGGCAATAGTCTTGGTTTTATTGCTAACTATAGTTCTAGTAGCCCCAGTTTTAATTAGTTTATTAAAATATGAATTTGTTTGGGTAGGGTTGATACTCACAGTTTTGTGTTATCTTTTTATAGGTGTGTTTTTCATGCTTTTTCAAAATACAAAGTTTTACAAATCTATAGGCCTAGATAATAAATTCCATACACTATTTTTTGCTTTTATAGTAATGCTTCTTTCAGGGTGGCTGTATTATCTAATTTTTGAAAAAATAAGTAATTTACCTTACGCACTTTGGGCAATGTTATCAATAATTTGGTTTGTGTTACCATTACTATACACAATGTCTTTAGAATACTTTTTAAACATATCAAAACCATTTTATAAAGCCTGGAATGTTTCAGATAATGGAGTTAGTGATATGTATTGGGATAATGTAGACGTTTTTAAATTAATACAAGTAACAGTAAAAATTAAAAGAAATCCAGAAGATAAAAACTACAGTTCTTTTTCAGTAAAGTTACCCATGGAGGTATCAGTAGGTATGTGGTTTAATCGATTTATAGAAGATCAAAACTTTAGATTTCCTGATAGAATGATTGATACTTATTTGGAGGGAGAGCCAATTGGTTGGATTTTTTACACAAACAAATGGTTTAATTTTCCTCTTTTTACAAAAGTCTTAGACGCTGAAAAAGACGGGAAGTTTAATAAAATAAGGAATAAACAAACTATATATATAAGAAGAACTGCATTAAACACCATTGAAGATGAATAA
- the tssO gene encoding type VI secretion system TssO has translation MDKHEIFWEKIRFSLLFIIISTVVFIILTKFIFKVPVVESKELLNSIDASEEIFDIQEEYTKKIKNTHKKIQEIPFDVIQIQVLDELDKEIQQYKKIYRDNDMNNRYIFGVQSSKTLKMFFDLSEEYNALKRNNKVLKENLEECKANI, from the coding sequence ATGGATAAACATGAGATTTTTTGGGAAAAAATAAGGTTTTCTCTTTTGTTTATAATAATTTCTACAGTAGTGTTTATAATACTAACTAAATTTATATTTAAAGTGCCTGTAGTAGAAAGTAAAGAGCTGCTAAATAGTATTGACGCTTCAGAAGAAATTTTTGATATTCAGGAAGAATACACAAAAAAAATAAAAAATACACATAAAAAAATTCAAGAAATACCTTTTGATGTTATTCAAATTCAGGTATTAGACGAGTTAGATAAGGAAATTCAACAATACAAAAAAATTTATAGAGATAACGATATGAATAATAGATATATATTCGGAGTTCAATCATCAAAAACGCTTAAAATGTTTTTCGATTTGAGTGAAGAATACAATGCTTTAAAAAGGAATAATAAAGTTCTGAAAGAAAATCTAGAAGAATGTAAAGCTAATATTTAA